The genomic segment TCTGCTGACCCGTTCAAATCTGTCCGCTTAAATGGCAAGGTACAGTCTGATGAACGCCTGGTATTTTCACAGTCATCTCACATCCCCGGCAGGATAGAAAAGTTACTGGTAAACTTTACAGGCGAATTTGTGAGCAAAGGCCAGGTAATTGCTGCTATATACTCACCCGAAATGCTTACAGCCCAGGAAGAGCTATTCGAGGCAGAAAAGATTAAAGATTCGCAGCCACAGCTTTTCAATGCAGCTAAAGAAAAACTGAAAAACTGGAAACTAACAGAAAGCCAGATAGAACAAATTTTGCAATCTCAGCAAATTGAAGAAGTCTTTAATATTCAGGCAGATGTTTCCGGTTATGTAACCGATCGCAAAGTAAATGTTGGAGATTACATTTCGCGCGGACAATCTATCTACGAAATTGCTGATTTATCGTGGGTGTGGGTGTTGTTCGATGTATACGAACAAGATATGCCGTGGATTAAAAAAGGCGATAAAGTAAGCTTTACTGTGGCATCCATTCCGGGCGAAACATTTGAAGGGACCATTTCTTTTCTTGACCCCGTAATTGATGCCAAAACACGTGTGGCCAAAGCACGGGTTGACATGGCAAACAGCGGATTGAGGCTGAAACCGGAGATGTTTGCTTCGGGAACGTTAGAAGCAAAACTTCCTGCAAAAGCCGGTAATCTTTCTGTACCTAAATCCGCCGTAATGTGGACAGGAAAACGCTCGCTGGTGTATGTAAAATCAGAAACAGAAGCCGGCGTAAGCTTTATGATGCGCGAAGTAACCCTCGGCCCGGCACTTGGAGAAAGTTATCTGGTTGAAAACGGACTGGATGAGGACGAAGTAATCGCAGTTAACGGCACCTTCAGTATTGATGCAGCCGCGCAGTTGGCCGGAAAACCAAGTATGATGCAACGGCCCGAATTCAAAACTATGGAAGTGCCACAGGCTTTTCGCAAACATATTACAGCGGTGGCTAGTGCTTATTTCGATGTAAAAAATGCCCTGGTGAATGACGACGCGGAAACGGCACGAAAGGAAGCTGGGAAAATTACCGGCACACTCGGGAAAGTCGAAATGGGACTGCTCGAAGGAGATGCCCATAACCACTGGATGGCTCTGCAAAAACAACTGGAAGAAGCTGCTAAAATGATTTCAGAAACCAAAGACATTGAAAAGCAACGGGAGCATTTCAATATGCTTTCCGAAGCTATTCTGGAAACCACTGAATCGTTTGGGCTTGAAATACATAAAACCTACCGGCAGTTTTGCCCCATGGCTTTCGAGGACGAAGGCGCTTTCTGGCTAAGCGAATCCGAGGAGATTCTGAATCCCTATTTTGGAGATATGATGCTGCGCTGCGGTGAGGTGAAACAAACTTACCGCAAAGGGCAGCGTGTATTTAAAACCGCAACCACTCAAAACACACCGGAAGCGGGACACAATCATTAAATTTTTAGTTATTAAATATTTGAAATTCAAAAAGATGAAGACAAAATTTTTAAGTTTAGCAGTACTTTTCGTTTTGGAACATTCACAGTATTTGCCGGAGAAAAAAAAGAAAAAATCAAAGTTAAAGGAAATTGTGGCATGTGTGAACAACGCATCGAAAAAGCTGCAAATTCATGGCTGCTGAAAATATGATCGTACTTCTGGAACAGAGAAGGCAACCGGAAATGAACACAGCCATCGCAAGCATTAACAATTTGAAATTAATCAGAAACGATAATCGATGGATAATGTTTGAAAACTCAGAATCATATAAATCATCCAACGAATTATGTAACAATTTAATAAATTGACCTTGGTATCTTTGAAATCGTTAAATTTTAAAAATCATGTATTATGAAAACATTAAAAGAACTTTTTACTGGAGAAAAGAAGAAAGAAATAACGGGGGCAGGAGGTCATGGTAAAGACACTACACAGGCTGGCGAGCCAAAAACCCAATTTGAGTGTCCCATGAAATGCGAAGGTGATAAAACCTATAATGCAACCGGCAATTGCCCGGTTTGCAATATGAAACTGGTTGCCGTGGATAGTGGCAAGGAAGCACACGGTCATTCACACGGTTGCTGTTAAAATAGTATTAATCACTTAAAATTTAATTTTATGAAATATTACATAAATAAAACAATCACGGCAAATTTTGACCAAGCCATAGAGCTTGTTACAGAAGCCTTAAAAAAAGAAGGTTTTGGAGTACTTTCTACAGTTGATATTCAGGAAAAGTTAAAAGAAAAACTGGACGTTGATTTCAGAAAATACATAATCCTTGGCGCATGTAACCCTCTAAGTGCGCATAAAGCACTTCAGCAGGAGGATAAAATTGGCACTATGCTTCCCTGTAATGTAATCGTGCAGGAAATTGGCGAAACAAAGGTAGAAGTAGCAGCCGTTGACCCTACAGCCTCAATGATGGCTGTTGACAATAAAGAACTTGCAAACATTGCCGGTGATATTAAGGCAAAACTCGAGCGGGTTATCGCATCGTTATAATATAAATAAGAAAGGAGAAAAAAATGCAACATGGAATTGATGGTACGATGTTCGGAATGGGCTGGTGGTGGATAATTGGGCTTATTCTGATCGCCGTTGTAATATGGGCCGTAGTACGCTCATCCAAACAGAAAAAATAACAGCAATGCAGTATATCATAAAACGGTTCCTGATAATCTTAACAAACGATGGGCCCGGTGCGTTATTGACAAAGAGGAATACGAATTGAAACAAAGAAACCTCGGTGTTAAATTAAATTGTACGAAATGGAACATAAAGAGCAGAACAAATTTTACTGTCCTATGAAATGCGAGGGTGACAAGGTTTATGACCAGCTCGGCGACTGCCCGGTCTGCAATATGCACCTTGTTCCGATAGAAGAACAAAACAAGGCAGATCACAGCCATTCTCCGGCGAAAGTAAATCAGCACCATGATCATCGTCAGAAACACCATCATGATCATGATAAAGCATACGCCGAAGGGAAAAATGGCGGGAAATATTACTGTCCCATGCGTTGTGAGGGCGATAAAACATACGATCAGTCTGGCGATTGCCCGGTCTGTAATATGCACCTTGTACCGATAGAAGAACAAAATAAGGAGGATCACCGGCATACTCATGCGAAAGGGAATTATCACCATGATCATCAACATGTGCACGACCACGAGCATCAGGAAGCGAAAGCCGGAGGGAAAAGTGGTGGAAAATATTATTGTCCCATGCATTGTGAGGGCGATAAAACCTACGATCAACCGGGAGACTGTCCGGTTTGTGGAATGCACCTGAAAAAGGAAGAATCCCGGCCAATGCCTGGTGGCAGTAAAACCATCTATACATGCCCGATGCACCCGGAAATTAAACAGGATCACCCCGGCAGTTGTCCGAAATGCGGAATGGATTTGGTACCTGAAAACGCAGTAGAAACCAGCGAGGAAGAAAAAGCCTATAAAAAAATGGCTAAAAAATTCTGGGTTGCGGTCATTTTGAGCGTTCCAGTTTTTGTGATTGCCATGTCGGATATGATCAGTTTTCTCAATCTCGAAGCTTTTGCCTCAAAAAATACGCTGGGCTGGATTGAGTTTGTTTTGGCTACGCCGGTTGTTTTTTATTCCAGTTGGGAATTCTTTAAACGGGGCTGGAGTTCCATCGTACGAAGGATGCCCAATATGTGGACGCTCATATCCATCGGGGTCGGATCTGCTTATCTGTTCAGTGTGTTTGCCTTGATGATACCGGGCGTATTTCCCGATCAGTTTAAAGATGCGAACGGAAACGTACACCTCTATTTTGAAGCTGCCGCCGTTATTTTAACACTGGTGTTGCTGGGACAGGTGCTCGAACTGAGGGCGCACAGTAAAACCAATTCGGCCATTAAGGCACTGTTGAACCTTGTTCCACCCATTGCACGGATCATCCGTAACGGTGAGGAAGAAGAAATACCGATGGAGGAAGTTCAGACTGGTGATTTGCTGAGAGTCAGGCCTGGTGAGAAAATACCTGTTGACGGGACGATCACAGATGGTACTGCCGTTATCGACGAAAGTATGATCACCGGCGAATCCATTCCCGCCGATAAATCAACAGGAGATAAAGTTACTGGAGGAACCATCAATGGGAAAACCTCATTTGTTATGAAAGCTGAAAAAGTGGGCAGTGATACCCTACTTGCACAAATCATTGAAATGGTGAACACAGCCAGCCGCTCAAGGGCGCCAATTCAAAAACTGGCAGACACCGTTGCAAAATACTTTGTGCAAATCGTTATCTCAATCGCTATTGTCACTTTTGCTGTTTGGGCAATTTGGGGGCCGGAACCAGCCTATGTTTACGCTTTTGTGAATGCAGTAGCTGTGCTTATCATTGCTTGCCCCTGTGCGCT from the Bacteroidales bacterium genome contains:
- a CDS encoding efflux RND transporter periplasmic adaptor subunit — encoded protein: MNTNRKTILLALATLAVGLLLGWLIFGGSEDEHAEEDQYDTELTEETTWTCSMHPQIRQNEPGDCPICGMDLIPLEDETDNDIDLMAISMSPTAMQLASISTALVGSADPFKSVRLNGKVQSDERLVFSQSSHIPGRIEKLLVNFTGEFVSKGQVIAAIYSPEMLTAQEELFEAEKIKDSQPQLFNAAKEKLKNWKLTESQIEQILQSQQIEEVFNIQADVSGYVTDRKVNVGDYISRGQSIYEIADLSWVWVLFDVYEQDMPWIKKGDKVSFTVASIPGETFEGTISFLDPVIDAKTRVAKARVDMANSGLRLKPEMFASGTLEAKLPAKAGNLSVPKSAVMWTGKRSLVYVKSETEAGVSFMMREVTLGPALGESYLVENGLDEDEVIAVNGTFSIDAAAQLAGKPSMMQRPEFKTMEVPQAFRKHITAVASAYFDVKNALVNDDAETARKEAGKITGTLGKVEMGLLEGDAHNHWMALQKQLEEAAKMISETKDIEKQREHFNMLSEAILETTESFGLEIHKTYRQFCPMAFEDEGAFWLSESEEILNPYFGDMMLRCGEVKQTYRKGQRVFKTATTQNTPEAGHNH
- a CDS encoding DUF302 domain-containing protein, which encodes MKYYINKTITANFDQAIELVTEALKKEGFGVLSTVDIQEKLKEKLDVDFRKYIILGACNPLSAHKALQQEDKIGTMLPCNVIVQEIGETKVEVAAVDPTASMMAVDNKELANIAGDIKAKLERVIASL
- a CDS encoding copper-translocating P-type ATPase codes for the protein MRCEGDKTYDQSGDCPVCNMHLVPIEEQNKEDHRHTHAKGNYHHDHQHVHDHEHQEAKAGGKSGGKYYCPMHCEGDKTYDQPGDCPVCGMHLKKEESRPMPGGSKTIYTCPMHPEIKQDHPGSCPKCGMDLVPENAVETSEEEKAYKKMAKKFWVAVILSVPVFVIAMSDMISFLNLEAFASKNTLGWIEFVLATPVVFYSSWEFFKRGWSSIVRRMPNMWTLISIGVGSAYLFSVFALMIPGVFPDQFKDANGNVHLYFEAAAVILTLVLLGQVLELRAHSKTNSAIKALLNLVPPIARIIRNGEEEEIPMEEVQTGDLLRVRPGEKIPVDGTITDGTAVIDESMITGESIPADKSTGDKVTGGTINGKTSFVMKAEKVGSDTLLAQIIEMVNTASRSRAPIQKLADTVAKYFVQIVISIAIVTFAVWAIWGPEPAYVYAFVNAVAVLIIACPCALGLATPMSIMVGSGRMAQAGVLVKDARAIEEMNKVNTLIIDKTGTITEGKPALKSYKSFGSLADKEILRLAASVDAHSEHPVAEAIVAGAKEKGIEISSVENFESVTGKGVKGIFEGIKIGLGNNRLMEDFGASLTEKQKEDAKEWQLTGQTVMYLLLENKVEGIVSVADTIKATSAKAIKALQNMGVKVYMLTGDNKFTAKAVAEELHLDGYEADCLPEDKFKKVKELQEKGEIVAMAGDGINDAPALEQANVGIAMGTGTDIAMQSAAITLVKGDLNGIVRARELSHKVMRNIKQNLFFAFVYNSLGVPVAAGILFPFFGILLSPMIAAAAMSFSSVSVISNALRLRKV